Proteins encoded by one window of Serratia nevei:
- a CDS encoding formate/nitrite transporter family protein yields the protein MSLHSPKEIAALAVQAGVNKSRAPLANLLILGFLAGAFIATGFLLDIHVIGTLPAEWGSFGALLGAAVFPIGLILTILAGGELLTGNMMTLPMAWFAREIPAIAVLRNWFWVTLANLAGSLAVAYFFGHLLGLTEGAFLHKTLAIAQAKVDADFLHAFISGVGCNWLVCLAVWLAFASKDVPGKVIGMWFPVMAFVAIGFQHVVANMFIIPAAIFAGGMGWEQYLPNFVAVFLGNALGGAGFVGLMYFLAYRPGLPASEQA from the coding sequence ATGTCTTTGCATTCACCAAAAGAAATCGCCGCCCTCGCCGTTCAGGCCGGGGTAAACAAAAGCCGCGCCCCTCTCGCTAATCTGTTGATTCTGGGCTTTCTCGCCGGCGCTTTTATCGCCACCGGCTTTCTGCTGGATATTCACGTCATCGGCACCCTGCCGGCCGAATGGGGCTCTTTCGGCGCCCTGTTGGGTGCCGCGGTCTTTCCTATCGGTTTGATCCTGACCATTCTGGCCGGTGGCGAACTGCTGACCGGCAATATGATGACCTTGCCGATGGCCTGGTTTGCCCGCGAAATCCCCGCCATCGCCGTGCTGCGTAACTGGTTTTGGGTCACCCTGGCCAACCTGGCCGGCAGCCTGGCCGTCGCCTACTTCTTCGGTCATTTGCTGGGCCTGACCGAAGGTGCGTTCTTGCATAAAACGCTGGCGATCGCGCAGGCCAAAGTGGATGCGGACTTCCTGCACGCCTTTATTTCCGGCGTCGGCTGCAACTGGCTGGTGTGCCTGGCGGTATGGTTAGCCTTCGCCAGCAAGGATGTGCCGGGCAAAGTGATCGGCATGTGGTTCCCGGTCATGGCTTTTGTCGCCATCGGCTTCCAGCACGTGGTGGCGAACATGTTCATCATCCCGGCGGCCATCTTTGCCGGCGGCATGGGCTGGGAGCAGTATCTGCCCAATTTCGTCGCGGTATTTCTCGGCAACGCGCTGGGAGGCGCCGGCTTTGTCGGGCTGATGTATTTCCTCGCCTACCGCCCGGGGCTGCCGGCTAGCGAGCAAGCCTGA
- the gltX gene encoding glutamate--tRNA ligase codes for MKIKTRFAPSPTGYLHVGGARTALYSWLFSRHAGGEFVLRIEDTDLERSTQDAIDAIMDGMNWLNLDWDEGPYFQTKRFDRYNAVIDEMLEQGTAYKCYCSKERLEALREKQMENGEKPRYDGHCRDSQCSHTDDEPHVVRFRNPQEGSVIFDDKIRGPIEFSNQELDDLIIRRTDGSPTYNFCVVVDDWDMEITHVIRGEDHINNTPRQINILKALGAPVPEYAHVSMILGDDGKKLSKRHGAVGVMQYRDDGYLPQALLNYLVRLGWSHGDQEIFSIDEMKEFFTLEAINKSASAFNTEKLQWLNHHYINHMPAEEVAVHLAWHVEQLGIETRNGPELKDIVKLLGERCKTLKEMAESCRYFYEDFSEFDADAAKKHLRPVARQPLEAVRAKLAAITVWTPENVHDAIQGTADELGVGMGKVGMPLRVAVTGAGQSPGMDVTVHAIGQKRSLQRIDMALAYIAEREAQA; via the coding sequence ATGAAAATCAAAACCCGTTTTGCACCGAGCCCGACCGGCTATCTTCACGTCGGCGGCGCGCGTACCGCACTTTACTCCTGGTTGTTCAGCCGCCATGCGGGCGGTGAGTTCGTTCTGCGTATCGAAGATACCGATCTGGAACGCTCCACCCAGGACGCGATCGACGCAATTATGGATGGCATGAACTGGTTGAACCTGGATTGGGATGAAGGCCCGTATTTCCAGACCAAGCGTTTCGATCGTTACAACGCGGTCATCGACGAGATGCTGGAGCAGGGCACGGCCTATAAATGCTATTGCTCCAAGGAACGTCTGGAAGCGCTGCGCGAGAAGCAGATGGAAAACGGCGAGAAGCCGCGTTACGACGGCCACTGCCGCGACAGCCAGTGCAGCCACACCGACGACGAGCCGCACGTGGTGCGCTTCCGCAACCCGCAGGAAGGCTCGGTGATCTTCGACGACAAAATTCGCGGCCCGATCGAATTCAGCAACCAGGAGCTGGACGATCTGATCATCCGCCGCACCGACGGTTCGCCAACTTATAACTTCTGCGTCGTCGTCGATGACTGGGACATGGAAATCACCCATGTGATCCGCGGCGAAGACCACATCAACAACACCCCGCGCCAGATCAACATTCTCAAAGCGCTGGGCGCGCCGGTGCCGGAATACGCGCACGTGTCGATGATCCTCGGCGACGACGGTAAAAAACTGTCCAAGCGTCACGGCGCCGTGGGCGTCATGCAGTACCGCGACGACGGCTATCTGCCGCAGGCGCTGTTGAACTACCTGGTGCGCCTGGGCTGGTCCCACGGCGATCAGGAGATCTTCTCCATCGATGAGATGAAAGAGTTCTTCACGCTGGAAGCGATCAACAAATCCGCCAGCGCGTTCAACACCGAGAAGCTGCAGTGGCTGAACCACCACTACATCAACCATATGCCGGCGGAAGAAGTGGCGGTGCATCTGGCATGGCACGTTGAGCAGCTGGGCATTGAAACCCGCAACGGCCCAGAGCTGAAAGACATCGTCAAACTGCTGGGCGAGCGTTGCAAAACGCTGAAAGAGATGGCGGAGTCCTGCCGTTACTTCTACGAAGACTTCAGCGAGTTCGACGCCGACGCGGCCAAGAAGCACCTGCGCCCGGTGGCGCGTCAGCCGCTGGAAGCGGTGCGCGCCAAGCTGGCCGCCATCACCGTCTGGACGCCGGAAAACGTGCACGACGCCATTCAGGGCACGGCGGATGAGCTGGGTGTCGGCATGGGTAAAGTCGGCATGCCGCTGCGCGTTGCGGTGACCGGCGCCGGCCAGTCGCCGGGCATGGACGTGACCGTGCATGCGATCGGCCAGAAGCGTTCGCTGCAGCGCATCGACATGGCGCTGGCTTACATCGCCGAGCGCGAAGCGCAAGCCTGA
- the fepB gene encoding Fe2+-enterobactin ABC transporter substrate-binding protein, translated as MTLSLRQLFIAFIATSSLLLSGCGPDDKSDGQKPSAPAADSSWPRTIDSAKGKFTLEKPPQRIVSTSVTITGTLLAIDAPVVASGATSPNPLVADKQGFFTQWSEVAKQRHVERLYQVEPNAEAVAAAAPDLIVVAATGGDSALKLYDQLSAIAPTLVLDYGDKSWQQLASELGEITGHEAGAKQAEDRFEQRVEQVKQAIALPPQPTTPLVYADNGREAMLWTPGSAQGKLLTQLGFQLATPPESAKGNASMGKRHDIIQISGEKMAEGLNGKTLILFATNERKVQEVLTNPFLKHLEPVEQRHVYAVGNDTFRLDYYSATNMLNQIERLFKKP; from the coding sequence ATGACCCTATCCTTACGCCAGCTGTTCATTGCATTTATCGCCACTTCCAGCCTGCTGCTCAGCGGCTGCGGCCCGGACGACAAGAGCGACGGGCAGAAACCGTCCGCCCCCGCCGCCGACAGCAGTTGGCCGCGCACCATCGACAGCGCCAAAGGGAAGTTCACGCTGGAAAAACCGCCGCAGCGCATCGTGTCCACCAGCGTCACCATCACCGGCACGCTGCTGGCTATCGACGCCCCGGTGGTCGCCAGCGGCGCCACCAGCCCGAACCCTCTGGTGGCCGATAAACAAGGCTTCTTTACCCAGTGGAGCGAGGTAGCCAAACAGCGCCACGTCGAGCGATTGTATCAGGTGGAGCCCAATGCCGAAGCCGTCGCCGCCGCCGCGCCGGATTTGATCGTCGTCGCCGCAACCGGCGGGGATTCGGCGTTGAAACTGTATGATCAGCTGTCCGCCATTGCGCCGACGCTGGTGCTCGATTATGGCGACAAAAGCTGGCAACAGCTGGCCAGCGAGCTCGGCGAGATCACCGGCCATGAAGCCGGCGCCAAACAGGCGGAAGATCGTTTCGAACAGCGCGTGGAGCAAGTGAAGCAGGCGATCGCGCTGCCGCCGCAGCCGACCACCCCGCTGGTGTATGCCGACAACGGCCGCGAGGCCATGCTGTGGACACCGGGGTCAGCCCAGGGCAAACTGCTGACCCAGCTCGGCTTCCAACTGGCCACCCCGCCGGAAAGCGCCAAAGGCAATGCCAGCATGGGTAAACGCCATGACATCATCCAGATCTCCGGCGAAAAAATGGCCGAGGGCCTGAACGGCAAGACGCTGATCCTGTTCGCCACCAACGAGCGTAAAGTGCAAGAGGTGCTGACCAACCCGTTCCTCAAACATCTGGAGCCGGTGGAACAGCGGCACGTCTACGCCGTCGGCAACGACACTTTCCGTCTCGATTACTACAGCGCCACCAACATGCTGAACCAAATCGAACGGCTGTTCAAAAAGCCCTGA
- the fepD gene encoding Fe(3+)-siderophore ABC transporter permease yields the protein MNVPTPTERTLSSAPHAAYVSGFKRIAGFGIGLALLLLCIIASLMLGSKAIPFHTVWLSLQGAASGSDSTIILNARVPRTLAGILAGMALGAAGALIQALTRNPLADPGVLGINAGASFAVVIGIMFFGAATTESYMAYAFVGAALTTLLVYLIGTLAGGRINPVRLTLAGVAIGAVLLGITTGLSLIDPQTFDQLRFWQAGTLDIRTLSTLPVTAPAILLGCLLTLLIARPLNTIGMGEDLAIALGARVVLTQVIAVIAITLLCGAATATVGPISFIGLMVPHIARWWVGPDQRWILPYSMLLAPILLLCADVVGRLLAAGELRVSIVAAFIGAPVLIWLVRRKKTLGGL from the coding sequence GTGAACGTACCCACTCCGACTGAGCGGACGCTTTCGTCCGCACCGCACGCAGCTTACGTCAGTGGCTTCAAACGCATCGCCGGGTTCGGTATCGGCTTGGCGCTGTTGCTGCTGTGCATCATTGCCAGCCTGATGCTGGGTTCCAAAGCCATCCCCTTCCATACCGTCTGGCTCAGCCTGCAGGGCGCCGCGAGCGGTTCCGACAGCACCATCATTCTCAACGCCCGGGTACCCCGCACGCTGGCGGGCATCTTGGCCGGCATGGCGCTCGGCGCCGCCGGCGCGCTGATTCAGGCGTTGACGCGCAATCCGTTGGCCGATCCCGGCGTGCTCGGCATCAACGCCGGCGCCAGCTTCGCCGTAGTCATCGGCATCATGTTTTTCGGCGCGGCCACCACCGAAAGCTATATGGCCTACGCCTTCGTCGGTGCCGCCCTCACCACCCTGCTGGTCTACCTGATCGGCACGCTGGCGGGCGGGCGCATCAACCCGGTGCGGCTGACGCTGGCCGGCGTGGCGATCGGCGCGGTGTTGCTCGGCATCACCACCGGGCTGTCGCTGATCGATCCACAAACCTTCGACCAACTGCGCTTCTGGCAGGCCGGCACGCTGGATATCCGCACGCTGTCCACGCTGCCGGTTACCGCCCCCGCCATTTTGCTCGGCTGCCTGCTGACGCTGCTCATCGCCCGGCCGCTGAATACCATCGGCATGGGGGAAGACCTGGCTATCGCGCTCGGCGCGCGCGTGGTGCTGACTCAGGTCATCGCGGTGATCGCCATCACGCTGCTGTGCGGTGCGGCGACCGCCACCGTCGGCCCAATCAGTTTCATCGGCCTGATGGTGCCGCATATCGCCCGCTGGTGGGTCGGCCCCGACCAGCGCTGGATCCTGCCCTACTCCATGCTGCTGGCGCCGATTTTACTACTGTGCGCCGACGTGGTCGGCCGTTTGCTGGCGGCCGGTGAGCTGCGCGTTTCCATCGTGGCGGCCTTCATCGGCGCGCCGGTGCTGATCTGGCTGGTGCGCCGCAAGAAAACGCTGGGGGGGCTGTGA
- the fepG gene encoding iron-enterobactin ABC transporter permease, translating into MSLPHTLHIGRPDGVINWRMPLRLLLVNLSLLALCLAMAVAALCYGTLQLSLEQVFAALSGEAPKNLVTVVTQWRLPRIAMALLLGGALGMSGAIFQSIIRNPLGSPDVIGFNMGAYTGALIAITLFNGGYYYIAGGALAGGILSALAIYLLAWRQGIAGFRLIIVGIAISAVLVSTNTWLIITASLERAMDAAMWQAGSLNGMTWQKAQPATAFIVLAAAAALLMGKRLQLLEMGDDTARALGVNAEGSRLWLMLFGVTLTAAVTATAGPISFIALAAPQIARRLAGQSSVTLTSSALMGATLLLGADVVSQHLFAPIQLPVGVVTVCIGGLYLIWLLIREARR; encoded by the coding sequence ATGAGTCTGCCCCACACGTTGCATATCGGCCGCCCGGACGGCGTCATCAACTGGCGTATGCCGCTGCGCCTGCTGCTGGTCAATCTTTCGCTGCTGGCGTTGTGCCTGGCGATGGCGGTTGCCGCGCTGTGCTACGGCACGCTGCAGCTTTCGCTGGAACAGGTCTTTGCCGCGCTCAGCGGCGAGGCGCCGAAAAATCTGGTCACCGTGGTTACCCAATGGCGCTTGCCGCGTATCGCCATGGCGCTGCTGTTAGGCGGCGCACTCGGCATGAGCGGCGCCATCTTCCAGTCGATTATCCGCAACCCGCTCGGCAGCCCGGACGTGATTGGCTTTAACATGGGGGCTTACACCGGCGCGCTGATCGCCATCACCCTGTTCAACGGCGGCTATTACTACATCGCCGGCGGTGCGCTGGCCGGCGGCATTCTCTCCGCGCTTGCCATCTACCTGCTGGCCTGGCGCCAGGGCATCGCCGGCTTCCGGCTGATCATCGTCGGCATCGCCATCAGCGCGGTGCTGGTCTCCACCAATACCTGGCTGATCATCACCGCCTCGCTAGAGCGCGCCATGGACGCCGCCATGTGGCAGGCCGGTTCACTCAACGGCATGACCTGGCAGAAAGCCCAGCCCGCTACGGCATTCATCGTGTTGGCGGCCGCGGCCGCGCTGCTGATGGGCAAACGGCTGCAGCTGCTGGAAATGGGCGACGACACGGCGCGCGCACTGGGCGTGAACGCCGAAGGCAGCCGGCTGTGGCTGATGCTGTTCGGCGTCACCCTCACCGCCGCCGTCACCGCCACCGCCGGGCCGATTTCCTTTATCGCGCTGGCGGCGCCGCAGATCGCCCGCCGCCTGGCCGGACAATCCTCGGTCACCCTGACGTCCTCGGCGCTGATGGGCGCGACGCTGCTGCTCGGCGCCGACGTGGTGTCCCAACATCTTTTTGCGCCGATCCAACTGCCGGTCGGGGTCGTGACCGTCTGCATCGGCGGCCTGTACCTGATTTGGCTGCTCATCCGTGAGGCCCGCAGATAA
- a CDS encoding ABC transporter ATP-binding protein, which produces MSHRLHASHLKLGYDNKIIADDLSVAIPDGAFTVIVGPNACGKSTLLRALCRLLKPSAGEVMLDGKNISSFATKALARELGLLPQTSIAPDSITVADLVSRGRYPHQSLLKQWTQADKQAVEAAMAATNVSQLADRSVDELSGGQRQRVWVAMALAQQTPLLLLDEPTTYLDIAHQIELLDLFRQLNREHGQTLIAVLHDLNHACRYADHIIAMRDGKIVAEGNPAEIITAELVERVFGMPCMIIDDPLSHTPLVIPRGRYHCDAPQA; this is translated from the coding sequence ATGAGCCACCGCCTGCACGCCTCGCACCTGAAGCTGGGCTACGACAATAAAATCATCGCTGACGATCTGAGCGTGGCGATCCCCGACGGTGCCTTCACGGTGATCGTCGGGCCGAACGCCTGCGGCAAATCGACGCTGCTGCGCGCCCTGTGCCGTCTGCTGAAACCCAGCGCCGGCGAGGTGATGCTGGACGGCAAAAACATCAGCAGCTTCGCCACCAAGGCGCTGGCGCGCGAGCTTGGGCTGCTGCCGCAAACTTCGATCGCACCGGACAGCATTACCGTGGCGGACCTGGTATCGCGCGGCCGCTATCCGCACCAGAGCCTGCTGAAACAGTGGACGCAGGCCGACAAACAGGCGGTGGAAGCCGCCATGGCGGCCACCAACGTCAGCCAGTTGGCGGACCGCAGCGTCGACGAGCTGTCCGGCGGGCAGCGCCAGCGCGTTTGGGTGGCGATGGCGTTGGCGCAGCAAACGCCGCTGCTGCTGCTGGATGAACCGACCACCTATCTGGACATCGCGCACCAAATCGAGCTGCTGGATCTGTTCCGCCAGCTCAACCGCGAGCACGGCCAAACCCTCATCGCGGTGCTGCACGATCTCAACCACGCCTGCCGCTATGCCGATCACATCATCGCCATGCGCGACGGCAAGATCGTGGCGGAGGGGAACCCGGCGGAAATCATCACCGCCGAGCTGGTGGAACGGGTGTTCGGCATGCCGTGCATGATCATCGACGATCCACTGTCCCACACGCCGCTGGTGATCCCGCGCGGCCGCTACCACTGCGACGCGCCGCAGGCATGA
- a CDS encoding ABC transporter substrate-binding protein: protein MKRKAITIGLLALVIAGGARANTLVYCSEGSPEGFNPQLFTSGTTVDASSAAIYNRLVDFKPGTVELQPSLAESWEVSEDGKRYTFHLRKGVAFQSNKYFTPTRDFNADDVIFSFMRQKDANNPYHKVSNGAYTNFESMEFGTLIDRIVKVDDHTVRFELSRAEAPFVADLGMYFATIFSAEYADAMLKAGAPQRVDNDPIGTGPFQLVQYQKDAKILYKAFDRYWEGKPKIDRLVFSITPDATVRYAKLQKNECQVMPFPNPADLARMRQDGNLQVMEKSGLNIGFLAFNTQKKPLDNVKVRQALALAVNKPAIIEAVFHGAGQPAKNLLPPTQWGSNAQLEDYPYSPERAKQLLQEAGLGQGFDIDLWAMPVQRPYNPNAKRMAEMIQADWAKIGVRAKIVTFEWGEYLQRIKNGEHQTALMGWTTANGDPDNFFGPLFTCASLGGSNSAKWCYKPFDQLILQAREENDHAKRVAMYQQAQVMMHDQMPALMIAHSTIFEPVRKEVKGYEIDPFGKHIFKQVSLEK, encoded by the coding sequence ATGAAAAGAAAAGCAATAACGATCGGGCTGCTGGCGTTGGTGATTGCCGGCGGCGCGCGGGCCAATACGCTGGTCTACTGTTCCGAAGGCTCGCCGGAAGGCTTCAACCCGCAGCTGTTCACCTCCGGCACCACGGTGGACGCCAGTTCGGCGGCGATCTACAACCGGCTGGTGGACTTCAAACCCGGTACCGTCGAGCTGCAACCCAGCCTGGCGGAAAGCTGGGAAGTGAGCGAGGACGGCAAGCGCTATACCTTCCACCTGCGCAAGGGCGTGGCATTCCAGAGCAATAAATATTTCACGCCTACCCGCGATTTCAACGCCGATGACGTCATCTTCTCGTTTATGCGACAAAAGGACGCCAACAACCCGTATCACAAGGTCTCCAACGGCGCCTACACCAACTTCGAGTCGATGGAGTTCGGCACGCTGATCGACCGGATCGTCAAGGTGGACGATCACACCGTGCGCTTTGAGCTCTCCCGCGCCGAGGCGCCGTTCGTCGCCGATCTGGGCATGTACTTCGCCACTATTTTTTCGGCGGAATATGCCGACGCGATGCTGAAGGCCGGTGCGCCGCAGCGGGTGGACAACGATCCGATAGGCACCGGGCCGTTCCAGCTGGTGCAGTACCAGAAGGACGCGAAAATCCTGTACAAGGCGTTCGACCGCTACTGGGAAGGCAAACCGAAGATCGATCGGCTGGTGTTTTCGATCACGCCGGATGCGACGGTGCGTTACGCCAAGCTGCAAAAGAACGAGTGCCAGGTGATGCCGTTCCCCAACCCGGCGGATCTGGCGCGCATGCGGCAGGACGGCAACCTTCAGGTGATGGAAAAATCCGGCTTGAATATCGGCTTCCTGGCGTTTAATACCCAGAAAAAACCGTTGGATAACGTCAAGGTACGCCAGGCGTTGGCGCTGGCGGTCAACAAGCCGGCGATCATCGAGGCGGTGTTCCACGGCGCCGGCCAGCCGGCCAAGAACCTGCTGCCGCCGACCCAGTGGGGCAGCAACGCGCAGCTTGAAGACTACCCGTATTCGCCGGAGCGGGCGAAGCAGCTGTTGCAGGAAGCCGGGCTGGGGCAGGGGTTTGACATCGATCTGTGGGCGATGCCGGTGCAGCGACCCTATAACCCCAACGCCAAGCGCATGGCGGAGATGATCCAGGCCGACTGGGCCAAGATCGGCGTGCGCGCCAAAATCGTCACCTTCGAATGGGGCGAATATTTGCAGCGGATTAAAAACGGCGAGCACCAGACGGCGCTGATGGGCTGGACCACCGCCAACGGCGATCCGGACAACTTCTTCGGCCCGCTGTTCACCTGCGCTTCGCTCGGCGGCTCCAACTCGGCGAAATGGTGCTACAAACCGTTCGACCAGCTGATCCTGCAGGCGCGCGAGGAGAACGATCACGCCAAGCGGGTGGCGATGTACCAGCAGGCGCAGGTGATGATGCACGATCAGATGCCGGCGCTGATGATCGCGCACTCGACCATCTTCGAACCGGTGCGCAAGGAAGTGAAAGGCTACGAGATAGACCCGTTCGGCAAACACATCTTCAAGCAGGTGTCGCTGGAGAAGTAA
- the alsS gene encoding acetolactate synthase AlsS — protein sequence MAQEKTGNDWQCGADLVVKNLEAQGVKHVFGIPGAKIDRVFDSLEDAPSIETVVVRHEANAAFMAAAVGRLTGKAGVALVTSGPGSSNLITGLATATSEGDAVVAFGGAVKRADSLKQTHQSMDTVSMFRPVTKYCAEVHAGSAISEVIANAFRRAEFGRPGASFVSLPMDIVNEPVSAPVLAGCRLPRMGAAAADDIQAAVKLIRQAKCPVLLLGLQASRPENSEAVRHLLYRTHMPVVGTYQAAGVIDVNHFARFAGRVGLFNNQPADQLLQKADLVVSVGYDPIEYDPCMWNSHGRLKLVHIDVLPADIDTCYRPDVELVGNISATLNMMTETFTEAVCVPPEVELILTDLGRQRTELAERAARRGGMPIHPLRIVKELQDIVSDDVTLCVDMGSFHIWIARYLYSFRARQLLISNGQQTMGVALPWAIGAALVRPGDKVVSISGDGGFMQSSMELETAVRLKNNIVHVIWVDNAYNMVEMQEVNKYQRKSGVEFGPIDFKAYAESCGAVGFAVQSVDDLRPMLRKAMAIQGPVVVAIPVDYADNYKLMAQMNFSQMI from the coding sequence ATGGCACAGGAAAAAACAGGCAATGACTGGCAATGCGGCGCCGATTTGGTGGTGAAAAACCTGGAAGCGCAGGGCGTCAAACACGTTTTCGGCATTCCGGGCGCCAAGATCGACCGGGTGTTCGACTCGCTGGAGGACGCGCCATCGATTGAAACGGTGGTGGTGCGGCATGAGGCCAACGCGGCCTTTATGGCGGCGGCGGTCGGCCGCTTGACCGGTAAGGCCGGGGTGGCGCTGGTCACCTCCGGGCCGGGCAGTTCCAACCTGATCACCGGGCTGGCCACCGCCACTTCGGAAGGGGACGCGGTGGTGGCCTTCGGCGGGGCGGTGAAGCGCGCCGACAGCCTGAAGCAGACGCACCAGAGCATGGATACCGTCAGCATGTTCCGGCCGGTGACCAAGTATTGCGCCGAAGTGCATGCCGGTTCGGCGATTTCCGAAGTGATCGCCAACGCCTTTCGCCGCGCCGAGTTCGGCCGGCCGGGGGCATCGTTCGTCAGCCTGCCGATGGATATCGTCAATGAACCGGTCAGCGCGCCGGTGCTGGCCGGCTGCCGCTTGCCGCGCATGGGGGCCGCCGCGGCGGACGACATTCAGGCGGCGGTGAAACTGATCCGCCAGGCCAAATGCCCGGTATTGCTGCTCGGCCTGCAGGCCAGCCGGCCGGAGAACAGCGAGGCGGTGCGCCATCTGCTGTATCGCACCCATATGCCGGTGGTCGGCACCTATCAGGCGGCGGGGGTGATCGACGTCAACCACTTCGCCCGTTTCGCCGGCCGCGTCGGCCTGTTCAACAACCAGCCGGCCGATCAGCTGTTGCAAAAGGCCGATCTGGTGGTGAGCGTCGGCTATGATCCGATCGAATACGATCCCTGCATGTGGAACAGCCACGGGCGGCTGAAACTGGTGCACATCGACGTGCTGCCGGCGGATATCGATACCTGCTATCGGCCGGACGTCGAGCTGGTGGGCAACATCAGCGCCACGCTGAACATGATGACCGAAACGTTCACTGAGGCGGTCTGTGTGCCGCCGGAGGTGGAGCTGATCCTCACCGATCTCGGCCGCCAGCGCACTGAACTGGCGGAGCGCGCCGCCCGCCGCGGCGGCATGCCGATCCATCCGCTGCGCATCGTCAAGGAGCTGCAGGACATCGTCAGCGACGATGTAACCCTGTGCGTGGACATGGGCAGTTTCCATATCTGGATCGCCCGCTACCTGTACAGCTTCCGCGCCCGCCAGCTGTTGATCTCCAACGGCCAGCAAACCATGGGGGTGGCGCTGCCGTGGGCCATCGGCGCGGCGCTGGTTCGCCCCGGCGATAAAGTGGTGTCTATCTCCGGCGACGGCGGGTTCATGCAGTCGAGTATGGAGCTGGAGACTGCGGTGCGGCTGAAAAACAACATCGTGCACGTCATCTGGGTCGATAACGCCTACAACATGGTGGAGATGCAGGAAGTGAACAAATACCAGCGCAAATCCGGCGTGGAGTTCGGGCCGATTGATTTCAAGGCCTACGCGGAATCCTGCGGCGCGGTCGGTTTCGCCGTGCAGTCGGTGGACGATCTGCGGCCGATGCTGCGCAAGGCGATGGCGATCCAGGGGCCGGTGGTGGTGGCCATTCCGGTCGACTACGCCGACAACTATAAGCTGATGGCGCAGATGAACTTTAGCCAGATGATTTAA
- the budA gene encoding acetolactate decarboxylase: MNEKHGCSCARHLAQGFARQSINAGEGEIYQISLMSALIDGVYEGETTIAELLKHGDFGLGTFNHLDGELIAFDQEIHQLRADGSARPAGLQQKTPFAVVTFFQPSVSQQFDRPITKAQLHQCIDEQVASPNLFCAVRVDGEFSHVETRTVPRQERPYRPMLEAIEEQPTFSFHQRRGTLVGFRSPDYMQGIGVAGYHEHFVTDDRSGGGHVLDYQLDHGRLQFGVITRLNLQLPHDADFLRANLCPEDLDRAIRSAEG, from the coding sequence ATGAACGAAAAACACGGGTGTTCCTGTGCGCGCCATTTGGCGCAGGGTTTTGCCAGGCAGTCGATCAACGCCGGGGAGGGCGAAATCTATCAAATCTCGCTGATGAGCGCGCTCATCGACGGGGTTTACGAGGGGGAGACCACCATTGCCGAGCTGCTCAAGCACGGCGATTTCGGCCTTGGCACCTTCAATCACCTGGACGGCGAACTGATCGCCTTCGATCAGGAAATACACCAGCTGCGCGCCGACGGCAGCGCCCGGCCGGCCGGCCTGCAACAGAAAACCCCCTTCGCCGTCGTCACCTTTTTCCAGCCCAGCGTCAGCCAGCAATTCGACCGGCCAATCACCAAGGCGCAGCTGCACCAGTGCATCGACGAGCAGGTCGCCTCGCCGAACCTGTTTTGCGCGGTGCGGGTCGACGGCGAGTTCAGCCACGTGGAAACCCGTACCGTGCCGCGCCAGGAGCGGCCCTACCGCCCGATGCTGGAGGCGATAGAAGAGCAGCCGACCTTCTCGTTCCATCAGCGGCGCGGCACGCTGGTCGGTTTCCGCTCGCCGGATTACATGCAGGGCATCGGCGTGGCCGGCTATCACGAACACTTCGTTACCGATGACCGCAGCGGCGGCGGCCACGTGCTGGACTACCAGCTCGATCATGGCCGTCTGCAGTTCGGCGTCATCACGCGTCTCAATCTTCAGTTACCGCATGATGCGGATTTCTTGCGCGCCAACCTCTGCCCAGAGGATTTGGATCGCGCGATTCGTTCCGCCGAGGGCTAA